Proteins encoded within one genomic window of Spiribacter curvatus:
- a CDS encoding outer membrane lipoprotein-sorting protein, which yields MRKTLRLSLLLIAGLSTGAAHAQMSNASEIVEAANIASYYAGDDGRSAARMTIVDGDGSRQRRQFTLLRQDVADGGDQRYLVVFSRPADIRGTVFRVEKHVGESDDRWLYLPALDLINRIAAGDKRTSFVGSHFYYEDISGRGTEADRHTLIETTDDHYIIESTPKDPDNVAFARYRTRIDRDTLLPMRTEYQREDGEVYRRMVVAEVETIDGYPTGTEVRMEDLDTGGYTLTQFRFSDYDIGLPSRIFSERSLRNPPRDWLRRE from the coding sequence ATGAGAAAGACACTGAGACTCTCCCTGCTGCTGATCGCGGGGCTCTCGACAGGAGCGGCGCACGCGCAGATGAGCAATGCCAGCGAGATCGTTGAGGCGGCCAACATCGCTTCCTACTATGCGGGTGATGACGGGCGCTCGGCCGCGCGTATGACGATTGTCGATGGCGATGGGAGCCGGCAGCGCCGCCAGTTCACCCTGCTACGCCAGGATGTTGCCGATGGCGGCGATCAACGATACCTGGTGGTCTTCAGTCGACCCGCGGATATCCGCGGCACCGTCTTTCGGGTGGAAAAGCATGTCGGAGAGTCCGATGACCGCTGGCTCTATCTGCCGGCCCTGGATCTGATCAACCGGATTGCCGCCGGTGACAAACGCACCAGCTTTGTCGGCTCGCATTTCTACTACGAGGATATTTCCGGGCGCGGGACCGAGGCGGACCGGCACACGCTGATCGAGACCACCGACGATCACTACATCATCGAGAGCACACCCAAGGATCCGGATAACGTGGCCTTCGCGCGCTACCGCACCCGGATCGATCGCGACACCCTGTTGCCGATGCGAACCGAATACCAGCGTGAGGACGGCGAGGTCTATCGGCGCATGGTCGTCGCCGAGGTCGAGACGATCGACGGCTACCCGACCGGCACGGAAGTGCGCATGGAGGATCTGGACACGGGCGGCTATACCCTGACGCAGTTCCGGTTTTCGGACTACGACATCGGTCTGCCGAGCCGCATCTTCAGCGAGCGCTCGCTGCGCAATCCACCCCGTGACTGGCTGCGTCGGGAATGA
- a CDS encoding efflux RND transporter permease subunit — protein MGRRIASLAMNHPRMIFLATLLLTLVGTALIPLIQIDTDPENMLPADQADRVRHNAIKEQFNLHDMIVVGVVNERADPGVFNPRSLSAIHALSGEIAEIDGVIRRDLLSLATVDNIEQGEPGTIRFEWMLNSPPETQEEANRIREATLDLPLFRDTLISGDGEATALYVPIEAKDQSHRIAGEIEALIDGLDTDDRFHITGLPVAEDTFGVEMFTQMAISAPLAALVIFALMVWFFRSVTLVIAPMLMAFAVVLTTMGALIGMGFTVHIMSSMIPIFLMPIAVVDSVHIISEFADRYRPERGARETMREVMGHLFTPMFYTSITSGIGFASLAFTPIPPVQVFGLFVGAGILLAFVLTVIFIPAYAVCLKPERLKAMQTAGQRRDPAHTPLARSLQALGGVAISRAKLVVSVFAIAIVIGAYGISQITVNDNPTRWFQSDHPIRVADRVLNDHFAGTYSAYLRLESDVGEGAPARFRTQVQRLLDEADQDGVAIAGDWQQLRDRARAETERFDAELEALGSAVSDRLFEAGDASYPYWKELLTVIDQTRGDLNYFQRPEMLRYIGDFEAALVESAEVGKVNSITDLVRTVYRELRSGEQADYRIPDSRRAVAQTLLSFQGSHRPHDLWRMVTPDYQAANLWVQLTSGDNQDMQAVIDRAQSYVAANPLPAGVQMSWGGLNYINVVWQDAMVKGMAQSLAIAWVMVALMMLVLFRSLRFGLLAMVPLTVTIAIIYGVIGLIGKAYDMPIAVLSSLTLGLSVDFAIHFIERSREYYRRTGNFTESMRHMFGEPARAISRNAIVIAIGFLPLLAAPLVPYNTVGIFLASIMAASALASIVLLPAIMTLGRRRLMPDRASTVPDATEDSR, from the coding sequence ATGGGTCGTCGGATCGCCAGCCTCGCCATGAACCACCCGCGCATGATCTTTCTTGCCACCCTGCTGTTAACGCTGGTGGGAACGGCGCTGATCCCGCTCATCCAGATCGACACCGATCCGGAAAATATGCTCCCGGCGGATCAGGCGGATCGCGTCCGGCATAACGCCATCAAAGAGCAGTTCAACCTCCACGACATGATCGTTGTCGGTGTGGTCAACGAGCGCGCCGATCCAGGGGTCTTCAACCCGCGCTCACTGTCGGCCATCCATGCGCTGAGCGGGGAAATCGCCGAAATTGACGGTGTCATCCGCCGTGACCTGCTCTCGCTGGCGACCGTCGACAACATTGAGCAGGGCGAGCCCGGTACGATCCGCTTTGAGTGGATGTTGAACAGCCCGCCCGAGACGCAGGAAGAGGCCAATCGGATACGCGAGGCAACACTGGATCTGCCGCTTTTCCGCGACACGCTGATTTCCGGCGATGGGGAGGCCACCGCGCTCTACGTGCCCATCGAGGCCAAGGATCAGAGTCATCGCATCGCCGGCGAGATCGAGGCGCTGATTGATGGGCTCGACACCGACGACCGCTTCCATATCACCGGCCTGCCGGTGGCCGAGGATACCTTCGGCGTGGAGATGTTCACTCAGATGGCGATCTCCGCACCACTGGCTGCGCTGGTGATATTCGCGCTGATGGTGTGGTTCTTCCGCTCGGTCACGCTGGTGATCGCCCCCATGCTGATGGCGTTCGCGGTGGTCCTGACCACCATGGGGGCACTGATTGGGATGGGCTTTACGGTCCATATCATGAGCTCAATGATCCCCATCTTCCTCATGCCGATCGCGGTGGTGGACTCGGTGCATATCATCTCCGAGTTCGCCGATCGCTATCGTCCTGAGCGCGGCGCCCGCGAGACGATGCGCGAGGTCATGGGCCATTTGTTCACGCCCATGTTCTACACCTCGATCACTTCCGGTATTGGCTTTGCCTCGCTGGCCTTCACACCGATCCCGCCGGTGCAGGTATTCGGCCTGTTCGTCGGCGCTGGCATCCTGCTCGCGTTCGTCCTCACGGTGATCTTCATCCCCGCCTATGCGGTGTGCCTCAAGCCCGAGCGCCTCAAGGCCATGCAGACAGCCGGACAGCGTCGCGACCCGGCCCATACACCCCTTGCGCGGAGCCTGCAGGCACTTGGTGGCGTCGCGATCAGCCGGGCCAAGCTGGTGGTGAGTGTATTCGCCATCGCCATTGTCATTGGCGCCTATGGCATCAGCCAGATCACCGTCAACGATAATCCAACCCGGTGGTTCCAGTCCGACCACCCCATTCGGGTGGCGGACCGGGTGCTGAATGACCATTTTGCCGGCACCTACAGTGCCTACCTGCGCCTTGAGTCCGACGTCGGCGAGGGTGCACCGGCGCGCTTCCGCACGCAGGTCCAGCGACTGCTCGATGAGGCCGACCAGGACGGCGTGGCGATCGCCGGCGACTGGCAACAGCTGCGTGATCGGGCCCGCGCCGAAACCGAGCGTTTCGACGCCGAGCTGGAGGCGCTGGGCTCAGCGGTCTCCGATCGGCTGTTCGAGGCCGGCGACGCGAGCTATCCCTACTGGAAGGAGCTGCTCACCGTGATTGATCAGACCCGGGGGGATCTCAACTACTTCCAGCGTCCGGAGATGCTGCGCTACATCGGCGACTTCGAGGCGGCGCTTGTCGAGTCGGCGGAGGTCGGCAAGGTCAACAGCATCACCGACCTGGTCCGCACCGTCTATCGCGAGCTGCGCAGCGGCGAACAAGCCGACTACCGGATTCCGGATTCGCGCCGGGCGGTGGCTCAGACCCTGCTCAGTTTCCAGGGCTCGCATCGTCCCCATGATCTCTGGCGGATGGTGACGCCGGATTATCAGGCCGCGAACCTCTGGGTCCAGCTCACCAGCGGCGATAACCAGGACATGCAGGCGGTCATCGACCGGGCACAGTCGTATGTGGCGGCCAATCCGCTACCGGCGGGTGTGCAGATGAGCTGGGGTGGTCTGAACTATATCAACGTGGTCTGGCAGGACGCGATGGTGAAGGGCATGGCCCAGAGCCTCGCCATCGCCTGGGTCATGGTGGCGCTGATGATGCTGGTGCTGTTCCGCTCGCTGCGTTTCGGGCTGCTGGCGATGGTGCCGCTCACGGTCACGATCGCCATCATCTACGGGGTGATCGGGCTGATCGGCAAGGCCTATGACATGCCCATCGCTGTGCTGTCATCGCTCACGCTGGGGCTGTCGGTGGACTTCGCCATCCACTTCATCGAGCGCAGCCGTGAGTACTATCGGCGGACTGGCAACTTCACCGAGAGCATGCGCCACATGTTCGGCGAGCCAGCGCGGGCGATCAGCCGCAACGCGATTGTCATCGCCATTGGCTTTTTGCCCCTGCTGGCGGCGCCGCTGGTGCCCTACAACACGGTGGGCATCTTTCTGGCGAGCATCATGGCGGCATCGGCACTCGCCTCGATCGTCCTGCTGCCCGCCATCATGACACTCGGCCGGCGCCGGCTCATGCCCGATCGGGCATCGACGGTGCCCGACGCAACGGAGGACTCCCGATGA
- a CDS encoding ArsR/SmtB family transcription factor, whose protein sequence is MADVDAQQSESMELIAHTFRLLGDVQRLGILHCLQSGEQTVGEIAAQTGASPSNVSKHLATLRASGLVGRRQAGNWAYFEITAPFIFDLCDIVCSGARERLERERASLPTR, encoded by the coding sequence ATGGCCGATGTTGACGCGCAGCAATCCGAATCGATGGAGCTGATCGCCCACACCTTCCGCCTCCTCGGCGATGTGCAGCGACTGGGGATTCTCCACTGCCTTCAGTCCGGCGAGCAGACAGTGGGTGAGATCGCCGCGCAGACCGGGGCGAGTCCGTCCAACGTCTCCAAGCATCTGGCGACACTGCGCGCCAGCGGCCTGGTCGGGCGTCGACAGGCCGGTAACTGGGCGTATTTCGAGATCACCGCGCCGTTTATCTTCGACCTTTGTGACATCGTCTGCAGCGGCGCGCGCGAGCGCCTCGAACGGGAACGGGCCAGCCTGCCCACGCGCTGA
- a CDS encoding ABC transporter ATP-binding protein, translating into MADHPAGSPRTESAIRVDAATKSFERGVKAVDAVDLDVGAGEFFTLLGPSGCGKTTLLRLLAGLEQPDSGRITIGGQVMDGVPPHRRSVNTVFQSYALFPHRNVRRNIGFGLEMQGVDPAAVAARTHRIAELIGIDALLDREVAQLSGGQRQRVALARALINEPDVLLLDEPLSALDADLRGRLQLELKRLQRQLGMTFVFVTHDQEEAMVMSDRMAVLNAGRIAQVGTPDAIYESPSALFVARFMGHENLVPIHGRDGDGVDTPLGRLEGHFGDGDHLLLRPETIRLDDEADTAPNRLEATVEERLYRGETTEYRLFCDGLRLLASCANRGQPGYRVGERIRIGVSPRGTATVSD; encoded by the coding sequence ATGGCCGATCACCCAGCCGGTTCACCACGGACTGAGTCCGCGATTCGCGTTGATGCCGCGACCAAATCATTCGAGCGCGGGGTCAAGGCCGTCGACGCCGTGGATCTGGATGTCGGCGCCGGCGAGTTCTTTACCCTGCTCGGGCCCTCGGGCTGTGGCAAGACGACGCTGCTACGGTTGCTCGCGGGGCTTGAGCAACCCGACAGCGGCCGGATCACCATCGGTGGGCAAGTGATGGACGGCGTACCGCCGCATCGCCGCAGCGTCAACACCGTTTTCCAGTCCTATGCCCTGTTCCCGCACCGTAATGTCCGTCGCAATATCGGCTTTGGCCTGGAGATGCAGGGAGTCGATCCAGCGGCGGTGGCGGCGCGCACCCATCGGATCGCTGAACTGATCGGCATCGACGCATTGCTTGACCGCGAGGTGGCTCAGCTCTCCGGCGGCCAGCGCCAGCGCGTGGCACTGGCACGGGCGTTGATCAACGAACCCGACGTACTGCTGCTCGATGAACCCCTGTCAGCCCTTGATGCGGATCTGCGTGGTCGCCTGCAGCTCGAGCTCAAGCGACTCCAGCGGCAGTTGGGAATGACGTTTGTCTTCGTCACCCATGATCAGGAGGAGGCGATGGTGATGAGTGACCGGATGGCGGTGCTCAACGCCGGGCGCATTGCTCAGGTCGGCACGCCGGATGCGATCTACGAATCCCCGTCGGCGTTATTCGTGGCGCGCTTCATGGGCCATGAAAACCTTGTTCCCATTCACGGGCGGGATGGCGACGGGGTTGATACCCCGCTCGGCCGACTCGAGGGGCATTTCGGCGACGGTGACCACCTGCTGCTGCGCCCGGAGACGATCCGGCTCGATGACGAGGCCGACACCGCGCCCAACCGCCTCGAGGCAACGGTCGAGGAGCGCCTCTATCGCGGCGAGACCACCGAGTACCGCCTCTTCTGCGACGGGCTGCGGCTGCTCGCAAGCTGCGCCAATCGTGGCCAGCCCGGCTATCGTGTGGGCGAGCGTATCCGGATTGGTGTGTCGCCGCGCGGCACGGCCACCGTTTCGGACTGA
- a CDS encoding ABC transporter permease: protein MSSLRRDTRFLLATTAPGVFFIVVFLVLPSAYLVAMAFLSNGAYGLPTPPLSLQSFRELAGFGFLGWSPGNLYTLIRSVWQSLLATAIVILIAYPAAYTISRQPARWRPLMLLAIVVPSWTNQVIRSVGWMNILAPGTPVSDLAVWIGLTEPQMGLFPSQFAVIVGLVYNFLPFMVLPLYAAFERLDTEQVEAARDLFASPVGVFRHAVFPQTLPGLMAGTVLVAIPAFGMYVVTELLGGGKATMIGNLVARQFVQASNWPLGAAGAIIMIVVTLIGLKVLRDLGRRLGGDREVLL from the coding sequence TTGTCCAGCCTGCGTCGCGATACCCGTTTTCTACTCGCCACCACCGCCCCCGGGGTGTTTTTCATTGTCGTCTTTCTGGTACTGCCCAGTGCCTATCTGGTGGCGATGGCGTTTCTCAGTAATGGCGCCTATGGGCTGCCGACACCGCCGCTCAGCCTGCAGTCGTTCCGCGAACTCGCCGGTTTCGGCTTTCTGGGCTGGAGCCCCGGTAATCTATACACCCTGATCCGCTCGGTCTGGCAGAGCCTGCTGGCGACTGCCATTGTCATCCTGATCGCCTATCCGGCGGCCTACACCATCAGCCGGCAACCGGCGCGCTGGCGCCCCCTGATGCTGCTCGCCATTGTCGTGCCCTCCTGGACGAACCAGGTCATTCGCTCGGTGGGTTGGATGAACATCCTCGCCCCCGGCACACCGGTCTCGGATCTGGCGGTATGGATTGGCCTCACAGAGCCGCAGATGGGGCTCTTCCCCTCGCAGTTCGCGGTGATTGTGGGCCTGGTCTATAACTTTCTGCCGTTCATGGTGCTGCCGCTTTATGCCGCGTTTGAACGGCTCGATACCGAACAGGTCGAGGCCGCCCGCGATCTGTTCGCCTCACCGGTGGGCGTGTTCCGGCATGCCGTTTTCCCGCAGACCCTGCCTGGACTGATGGCGGGCACCGTACTGGTGGCGATCCCGGCGTTTGGCATGTATGTGGTCACCGAGCTGCTCGGCGGCGGCAAGGCGACGATGATCGGCAATCTGGTGGCGCGGCAGTTCGTACAGGCGAGCAACTGGCCCCTCGGCGCCGCCGGCGCGATCATCATGATTGTCGTCACCCTCATCGGGCTCAAGGTACTGCGTGATCTGGGCCGGCGCCTGGGCGGTGACCGGGAGGTGCTGCTGTGA
- a CDS encoding ABC transporter permease, producing the protein MKGGALHHGLRVFWYLLLVFLYAPLAVVVFFSFNAINSSARFAGFSLTWYEQLFSNDEIIAALLNTVFLALTSSLIAIVIGGMLGYGFYRYRLRRLSWLIWLIYLPMVMPDIIFGIAEMIFFIAIDRSLGILAPGLGTMIIAHVTFQVPFVALLVNARLLALDPQLFEAVQDLYASPWQRVRFFLLPVLGPAIVSSFLLALTLSIDDFVISFFTAGPESTTLPIYIWSAIKKGVTPEVNAIATIMIGSVFVVALISLFVQRRPSA; encoded by the coding sequence GTGAAGGGGGGCGCGCTGCATCACGGGCTGCGGGTGTTCTGGTATCTGTTGCTGGTGTTCCTCTATGCGCCGCTCGCGGTGGTGGTGTTTTTCTCGTTCAACGCCATTAATTCGTCGGCACGGTTCGCCGGGTTCTCGCTAACCTGGTACGAACAGCTCTTCAGCAACGATGAGATCATTGCCGCGCTGCTCAACACCGTGTTCCTCGCGCTGACATCATCACTGATCGCGATTGTCATCGGCGGAATGCTGGGCTACGGCTTCTATCGATATCGCCTGCGGCGGCTCAGCTGGCTGATCTGGTTGATTTATCTGCCGATGGTCATGCCGGATATCATTTTCGGCATCGCCGAAATGATCTTTTTCATCGCCATTGATCGCAGTCTTGGCATTCTGGCGCCGGGCCTTGGAACGATGATCATCGCCCATGTGACCTTTCAGGTTCCTTTTGTGGCGCTGCTCGTGAACGCGCGGCTGCTGGCCCTGGATCCGCAGCTCTTCGAGGCGGTACAGGATCTCTATGCGTCACCCTGGCAGCGGGTCCGCTTCTTTCTCCTGCCGGTGCTCGGGCCGGCGATCGTCTCCAGCTTTCTGCTGGCGCTGACACTGTCGATCGATGATTTCGTGATCAGCTTCTTCACCGCTGGCCCCGAGAGCACAACGCTGCCGATCTATATCTGGAGCGCGATCAAAAAGGGTGTGACGCCAGAGGTCAACGCCATCGCAACCATCATGATCGGTAGTGTGTTCGTCGTCGCCCTGATCAGCCTTTTCGTCCAGCGCCGACCGTCGGCGTGA
- a CDS encoding ABC transporter substrate-binding protein: protein MTHRIARTGLLALSLAGVAAPAAAQFEGETLYLFNWSQYMDPAIIERFEDRHDVEVVRNYFNSNGELFAKLQAGGDSQYDVIVPSNYYVPRLINSDLVQPLDHEQLPNLDNLMDTFIDPAFDPGNAYTAAYQWGTTGLVYDQAALGDVPASWSVLFDPAVNADAPFAVPEDAQVSLGAACAYLGHGYDCIERDELEPAARLILESKQRDNFAGFVQGTPILQQLVRGSVAAGMTFNGDFVFYKTEDPEGFEDIRYVIPEEGAELWVDNMMIPANAPNPELAHAFINYILSAEVGAQLSNWNYYSSPNAASLPMLDAVLQEPPITPTDEEMDRLTFIPSLEGDALQFVQQIWREVESR from the coding sequence ATGACCCATCGCATCGCAAGGACGGGCCTGCTTGCCCTCAGTCTGGCTGGCGTGGCGGCGCCGGCCGCCGCCCAGTTCGAGGGCGAGACGCTCTATCTTTTCAATTGGTCGCAGTATATGGATCCGGCCATTATCGAGCGGTTTGAGGATCGCCACGACGTGGAGGTGGTCCGCAACTACTTCAATTCCAACGGCGAGCTGTTCGCCAAACTGCAGGCGGGTGGCGACAGCCAGTACGACGTGATCGTCCCGTCCAACTACTATGTTCCGCGGCTGATCAACAGCGATCTTGTTCAGCCGCTGGATCACGAGCAGCTACCCAACCTCGATAACCTGATGGATACGTTCATCGATCCGGCCTTCGACCCGGGCAACGCATATACCGCAGCGTATCAATGGGGGACGACGGGACTGGTCTACGACCAGGCGGCGCTCGGCGATGTCCCGGCGAGTTGGTCGGTGCTGTTCGACCCGGCAGTCAACGCCGATGCCCCGTTCGCGGTGCCGGAAGACGCTCAGGTGAGTCTCGGCGCGGCCTGTGCCTATCTTGGTCACGGCTATGACTGCATCGAGCGCGATGAGCTCGAGCCCGCCGCGCGGCTGATTCTCGAGTCGAAACAGCGTGATAATTTCGCCGGTTTCGTTCAGGGCACGCCGATTCTCCAGCAGTTAGTGCGTGGCTCCGTCGCCGCCGGCATGACCTTCAACGGCGACTTTGTCTTCTATAAGACGGAGGATCCGGAGGGCTTCGAGGACATCCGGTATGTCATCCCGGAGGAGGGCGCCGAGCTGTGGGTGGACAACATGATGATCCCGGCCAATGCCCCCAACCCCGAGCTGGCGCATGCTTTCATCAACTACATCCTGAGTGCGGAGGTCGGCGCGCAACTCTCCAACTGGAATTATTACTCCAGCCCCAACGCGGCTTCCCTACCCATGCTTGATGCGGTGCTCCAGGAGCCGCCGATCACCCCGACCGACGAGGAGATGGACCGGCTTACGTTCATCCCCAGCCTTGAGGGCGATGCGCTGCAGTTCGTCCAGCAGATCTGGCGCGAGGTGGAGTCGCGCTAA
- the ubiG gene encoding bifunctional 2-polyprenyl-6-hydroxyphenol methylase/3-demethylubiquinol 3-O-methyltransferase UbiG — MRNNLEIYDAVADQWWSDEIRWVRTLKNLVPGRLSWMDRQFDWAGQTVLDLGCAGGFMAEALADRGARVTGIDPATEAIEAARAHARGNNRAIDYDVGVGESLPYSDARYDAVVCVDVLEHVQDLGQVLSEVHRVLKPGGRFLFDTINRNPLARFATITVAEDILRLLPRGTHDPALFIRPDELRTALENAGLVAGPFTGLGPRGINRRGDLTFGRLPLTAILYMGTADQPLTPGD, encoded by the coding sequence ATGCGGAATAACCTGGAGATCTACGACGCAGTTGCCGATCAGTGGTGGTCGGATGAAATCCGCTGGGTGCGAACCCTGAAAAACCTCGTCCCCGGCCGGCTCTCGTGGATGGACCGACAGTTCGACTGGGCCGGACAGACGGTGCTCGACCTCGGTTGTGCCGGCGGGTTCATGGCCGAGGCGCTCGCCGATCGCGGCGCCCGTGTCACCGGCATTGACCCGGCCACCGAGGCGATCGAGGCGGCCCGAGCGCATGCCCGCGGAAACAACCGGGCGATCGATTACGATGTGGGCGTCGGCGAGTCGCTCCCCTACTCCGACGCTCGCTACGACGCCGTGGTCTGCGTCGACGTGCTCGAACACGTGCAGGATCTCGGACAGGTGCTATCGGAGGTACACCGGGTGCTGAAGCCGGGCGGCCGTTTCCTGTTCGACACCATCAATCGCAACCCGCTGGCCCGCTTTGCAACGATCACCGTTGCCGAGGACATCCTGCGTCTGCTGCCACGGGGAACACACGACCCAGCGCTTTTCATCCGGCCCGACGAGCTCCGGACAGCACTCGAAAACGCCGGTCTGGTCGCGGGGCCCTTTACGGGCCTGGGTCCCCGCGGGATCAACCGCCGCGGGGACCTGACCTTCGGCCGCCTGCCGCTGACCGCCATCCTCTACATGGGAACGGCAGACCAGCCGCTGACGCCGGGCGACTAG
- a CDS encoding pyridoxamine 5'-phosphate oxidase family protein: MTDELHEWARSLDTLREQAWKRLSRGVADRRAAARHPTLASVDRQGMPRARTVVLRAADRDQAKLRVYTDRYADKVDELQATPHAGIHVWDQSAHLQIRLLADVAVQVGTAVEPVWAELSEHARNCYGFQPTSGAPIADSLGYEQWPQPSAFAVLDMTIQQMDILHLGNRHRRGWFERQDEWVGRWIVP, encoded by the coding sequence ATGACCGACGAATTGCACGAGTGGGCCCGATCCCTCGATACGCTGCGTGAGCAGGCATGGAAGCGTCTATCCCGCGGCGTGGCCGATCGCCGGGCGGCCGCCCGCCATCCAACGCTCGCGAGCGTCGATCGGCAGGGGATGCCGCGGGCGCGAACGGTCGTGCTGCGCGCCGCCGATCGGGATCAGGCGAAGCTCAGAGTCTACACCGATCGCTATGCCGACAAGGTCGATGAACTGCAGGCGACGCCCCATGCCGGAATCCATGTGTGGGATCAGAGTGCTCACCTGCAGATCCGACTACTGGCTGATGTCGCCGTGCAGGTCGGCACGGCCGTCGAGCCCGTCTGGGCGGAACTCTCTGAGCATGCGCGGAACTGCTACGGTTTCCAGCCAACATCCGGTGCCCCGATCGCGGACTCGCTCGGGTATGAACAGTGGCCTCAGCCATCGGCCTTTGCGGTGCTTGATATGACCATCCAGCAAATGGACATTCTCCACCTGGGCAATCGTCACCGCCGCGGCTGGTTTGAGCGTCAGGATGAGTGGGTGGGGCGCTGGATCGTGCCCTGA